In a genomic window of Phragmites australis chromosome 14, lpPhrAust1.1, whole genome shotgun sequence:
- the LOC133890594 gene encoding mediator of RNA polymerase II transcription subunit 33A-like isoform X3, with amino-acid sequence MDLIDENLGLSKIFGFSKCQPGVFVVHFVLCILWQLVDAVLDDEGLLALTPEKKAQWPTRPEDVSTFEGSVTEQRTEKIEKLQKMNSVITIELIEHLLRDKVITRILSLARENMQSHWGAFTNRLHLLVTNSSTLQNSVISLEPFQQLILGDCNVYGESKHNMRKRFHPIVASNPHSSPIGRCLGASYSALWIPIDMYLEDCLDGSIAATNSIEILSGLVKALQAVNRSTWHDAFLALWVASLRLVQREREPIEGPVPHLDTRLCMLLSITTLAVADIVEEADSLCNETELNSHVKEKKAIGNLRKELMLSLQTLGDYESLLVPPPFIIPAANQAATKAAMFISGINISNGYMENVNGRNYSGNMQHLIVESCISRNLLDTSAYYWPGYINGHADSISHTLPSQLAGWSSFMNGAPLTQSLVNMLVSTPASSILVTSGNKSLNEAHKLDGSLAELKKLFEVAVNGSDEDKVSAATVLCGATLLRGWNFQEHTVRLVVKLLSPSDPVDCSGRESQLIKLAPMLNVILTGISPVDYAPIFSFHGLIPELAAALMAICEVFGCLSPSVSWTLRTGEELSAHTVFSNAFILLLRLWKFNHPPLEYCIMGDGAPVGSQLTPEYLLLLRNSQVLSPSSSAKHRNGQKQLQVTSNPSSEHPIFMDSFPKLKLWYRQHQACLASTLSGLAHGTPVHNNVDSLLNLMFVKASKGGTSIGSLSGSSSISNSSGPGADDLHLWPQLPAWEILEAVPFVVDAALTACAHGRLFPRELATGLKDLADFLPASLATIVSYFSAEVTRGVWKPASMNGTDWPSPAANLSMVEEHIKKIVAATGVDVPRLVTGGSSLATLPLPLAAFVSLTITYKLDKASERFLNLAGPALENLAASCPWPSMAIVAALWTQKVKRWSDFLVFSASRTVFHHNNDAVVQLLRSCFTATLGMTSTSVCSCGGVASLLGHGFGSHCSGGLSPVAPGILYLRIFRCIKDCSILTEDILSLLMLSVKDIAETTMPRQRSDKLKNIKYGMRHGQVSLAAAMTQVKVAASLGATLVWLSGGTALVQSLMQEMLPSWFLSVQNLDQGGASVGIVYKLGGHALAYFAVYSGMFAWGIDPTPVSRRRERVMRSHFEFLASALDRKISLGCDLSLWRAYVSGFVGLVVECTPCWAQEVDLKVLRRLSSGLRQWNEDELAVALLRRAGPEAMGTAAELILGSEW; translated from the exons ATGGATTTAATAGACGAGAACCTTGGTCTCTCAAAGATATTTGGCTTTTCAAAGTGTCAACCAGGGGTCTTTGTTGTCCATTTTGTCCTCTGTATTTTATGGCAGTTGGTTGATGCTGTTTTGGATGATGAGGGCCTGTTAGCTTTAACTCCAGAGAAGAAAGCTCAATGGCCGACCAGGCCTGAAGATGTGAGCACATTTGAAGGAAGTGTTACTGAACAAAGAACTGAGAAGATTGAGAAGTTACAGAAGATGAACAGTGTGATAACTATAGAGCTCATTGAGCATCTTCTTCGCGATAAAGTAATTACTCGTATCCTATCATTGGCACGCGAAAACAT GCAATCTCATTGGGGGGCATTTACTAACCGGTTGCATTTGCTTGTGACAAACTCATCTACCTTACAAAATTCAGTGATATCCTTGGAACCATTTCAGCAGTTGATTCTAGGAGATTGCAATGTATATGGAGAATCTAAACATAATATGCGTAAAAGATTCCACCCAATAGTGGCTTCTAACCCTCATTCTTCTCCAATTGGACGATGCCTTGGTGCTAGCTATTCTGCACTATGGATTCCTATCGATATGTATCTTGAGGATTGCCTCGATGGTTCAATCGCTGCAACAAATTCCATTGAGATTTTAAGTG GTTTGGTCAAGGCTCTTCAAGCAGTCAACAGATCCACTTGGCATGATGCTTTCTTGGCCCTTTGGGTAGCATCACTTCGCCTTGTACAAAGA GAAAGAGAACCGATCGAAGGTCCTGTACCTCACCTAGACACACGACTATGCATGTTGTTGTCTATCACAACACTTGCAGTTGCTGACATAGTTGAGGAAGCAGATTCACTTTGCAATGAAACAGAACTCAACAGTCatgtgaaagaaaagaaagcaattGGTAATCTGCGTAAGGAATTGATGTTAAGCTTACAGACACTTGGTGATTATGAAAGTTTGCTTGTTCCTCCTCCATTTATCATCCCAGCAGCTAATCAGGCTGCTACCAAAGCTGCAATGTTTATTTCGGGAATCAACATTAGCAATGGCTACATGGAAAATGTCAACGGGAGGAATTATT CTGGAAATATGCAACATTTGATTGTGGAGTCATGCATCTCAAGGAATTTGTTGGACACATCAGCTTACTATTGGCCTGGTTATATTAATGGCCATGCCGACTCCATATCTCATACACTCCCTAGCCAACTTGCTGGGTGGTCATCTTTCATGAATGGTGCACCATTGACTCAGTCGTTGGTTAATATGTTGGTATCAACTCCCGCTTCAAG TATATTAGTTACTTCTGGTAATAAATCACTGAATGAAGCTCATAAACTTGATGGAAGCTTGGCAGAGCTCAAGAAGTTATTTGAAGTTGCAGTTAATGGGTCAGATGAAGACAAGGTTTCTGCTGCCACTGTTCTATGTGGAGCCACTCTTTTACGTGGTTGGAATTTTCAG GAGCATACAGTTCGGTTAGTTGTCAAACTGCTCTCACCCTCTGATCCAGTCGATTGTTCTGGAAGAGAGAGCCAATTGATAAAGCTTGCTCCAATGCTCAATGTTATTCTCACTGGAATATCGCCTGTAGACTACGCTCCAATCTTCTCATTCCATGGTCTG atTCCAGAGCTGGCTGCTGCTCTTATGGCAATATGCGAAGTTTTTGGGTGTCTTTCGCCAAGTGTTTCCTGGACTCTGAGAACAGGAGAGGAATTATCAGCTCACACAGTCTTCTCAAATGCATTCATTCTTCTGTTGAGACTGTGGAAGTTTAACCATCCACCGCTTGAGTACTGCATAATGGGAGATGGTGCTCCAGTTGGCTCACAGCTAACCCCTGAATATCTTCTGCTATTGCGGAATTCCCAGGTTCTATCTCCCAGCAGTTCGGCAAAACATAGAAATGGACAAAAGCAATTACAAGTTACTTCAAACCCATCATCTGAGCATCCTATTTTTATGGATTCATTTCCGAAGTTGAAGTTATGGTATCGACAACACCAAGCTTGTCTGGCTTCAACTCTCTCTGGACTTGCTCATGGGACACCTGTACATAACAATGTAGACAGCCTTCTGAACCTGATGTTTGTAAAGGCCAGTAAAGGAGGCACATCTATAGGTTCTTTATCTGGAAGTAGCAGCATAAGTAACTCATCCGGTCCTGGTGCTGATGATTTGCATCTTTGGCCTCAGTTGCCTGCTTGGGAGATACTTGAAGCTGTTCCATTTGTGGTTGATGCTGCTCTTACTGCTTGTGCCCATGGAAGGCTGTTTCCTCGTGAACTGGCTACAG GTCTCAAGGATCTGGCTGATTTCTTGCCTGCATCTCTCGCTACAATAGTAAGCTACTTTTCAGCTGAGGTAACGCGGGGTGTTTGGAAACCAGCATCCATGAATGGAACAGATTGGCCTAGTCCTGCTGCCAACCTATCCATGGTCGAAGAGCACATCAAGAAAATCGTAGCGGCCACTGGTGTTGATGTTCCAAGGCTTGTCACAG GAGGAAGTTCTTTGGCTACACTTCCGTTGCCATTGGCTGCCTTTGTGAGCCTCACAATCACGTACAAACTTGATAAGGCATCAGAGCGATTCCTTAATCTTGCTGGTCCAGCTTTAGAGAACCTTGCTGCAAGCTGCCCATGGCCAAGCATGGCAATCGTTGCAGCACTGTGGACCCAGAAGGTGAAGCGATGGAGTGATTTCCTAGTGTTTTCAGCTTCACGCACGGTGTTCCACCATAACAATGATGCAGTCGTACAGCTTCTCAGAAGCTGTTTCACTGCTACCCTTGGCATGACATCTACATCAGTATGCAGTTGTGGAGGTGTTGCGAGCCTTCTGGGCCACGGTTTTGGTTCTCATTGCTCTGGTGGTCTCTCACCAGTTGCACCAGGAATCCTCTATCTCCGGATATTTCGGTGCATTAAGGACTGTTCCATACTCACTGAAGATATACTCTCCCTTCTGATGCTTTCGGTGAAGGATATAGCTGAAACAACCATGCCCCGACAACGGTCAGACAAACTAAAGAATATCAAGTACGGGATGAGGCATGGTCAGGTATCTCTTGCTGCTGCAATGACGCAAGTGAAGGTGGCGGCGTCACTGGGAGCGACACTGGTTTGGTTATCCGGCGGAACAGCCCTTGTCCAGTCTCTGATGCAAGAAATGCTGCCCTCTTGGTTCCTATCCGTGCAGAATCTGGATCAAGGCGGGGCCAGTGTAGGAATAGTATACAAACTGGGCGGCCACGCGCTCGCCTACTTTGCAGTGTACTCCGGGATGTTCGCCTGGGGCATCGACCCGACGCCAGTATCCCGGCGTCGAGAAAGGGTCATGCGGTCGCACTTCGAGTTCCTGGCGAGCGCACTGGACAGGAAGATCTCCCTCGGCTGCGACCTGTCCCTGTGGCGCGCCTACGTGTCGGGGTTCGTGGGGCTGGTTGTGGAGTGCACCCCGTGCTGGGCGCAGGAGGTGGACCTGAAGGTGCTGAGGAGACTGAGCAGCGGCCTCCGGCAGTGGAACGAGGACGAGCTCGCTGTCGCTCTCCTCCGCAGGGCCGGACCAGAGGCGATGGGCACTGCCGCCGAACTGATCCTGGGCAGCGAGTGGTGA